A part of Misgurnus anguillicaudatus chromosome 6, ASM2758022v2, whole genome shotgun sequence genomic DNA contains:
- the gpr37a gene encoding prosaposin receptor GPR37, protein MKMQLKCLFYLLVCCELSVVLTNGHNRTDINSNIDYLTSKSRQISTNSRQQHATSDQINADTDKQRLQPTDDFSLSETNLVHENVRKVRKSRQKHDNTHTVNKYSHVTLLLFTQIRNESGFKLRQKRETVNETRYEHDRNQVSSVEFLETLPKPVAQIEPTEFPLNPTTFPELDASPVEEYEEPFTPFTVRPRTPGVKNPFYPVTGDSYGAYAVICISIILFTVGILGNIAIMCIVCHNYYMRSISNSLLANLALWDFVILFFCLPLVIFHELTKDWLLGEFSCKVIPYIEVASLGVTTFTLCALCIDRFRAASNVQMYYEMIENCTSTAAKLTVIWLGALLLALPELLIRQLVREEREPPEVIPCEHCVVRISTALPDTLYVLGLTYNSARLWWYFGCYFCLPTVFTIICSVVTARKISRAERTSVRGNRKQIQLESQMNCTVVALAILYGFCVIPENISNIVSVYMATSVPRRTLDILHLVSQVMLFCKSAVTPVLLLVLCRPFGKAFLDCCCCCWAECGTLKSSDVTSVDNEQDGTTELELSPYSTVHREASSFPAAGTHC, encoded by the exons ATGAAAATGCAactaaaatgcttgttttaTTTGCTGGTCTGTTGTGAACTATCAGTGGTTCTTACAAATGGTCATAACAGGACTGATATCAATTCAAACATCGATTATTTGACATCTAAATCGCGTCAGATCAGCACTAACAGCCGACAGCAACATGCAACATCCGATCAAATTAATGCCGATACGGACAAGCAACGGCTACAACCCACAGATGACTTTTCATTGTCTGAGACAAATTTAGTACACGAAAATGTCAGAAAGGTAAGAAAGTCGAGACAAAAACACGACAACACTCACACTGTGAACAAATACAGTCATGTAACGTTGTTATTATTTACACAAATACGCAACGAAAGTGGATTTAAACTTCGTCAAAAAAGAGAGACTGTGAATGAGACGAGATATGAACATGACAGAAATCAAGTATCGTCCGTTGAGTTTTTGGAGACATTACCGAAGCCCGTAGCGCAGATCGAGCCCACAGAATTCCCACTCAATCCCACAACTTTTCCCGAATTGGACGCCTCGCCAGTGGAAGAATATGAGGAACCTTTCACACCCTTTACTGTCCGACCGAGAACCCCAGGGGTGAAGAATCCTTTTTACCCCGTGACAGGTGACTCGTATGGCGCATATGCCGTCATCTGCATTTCCATCATTCTCTTCACCGTGGGAATTTTAGGGAATATCGCCATCATGTGCATAGTGTGCCACAATTACTACATGAGGAGCATTTCCAACTCCTTGCTGGCCAATCTTGCTTTGTGGGATTTTGTCATCTTGTTTTTCTGCCTGCCGCTCGTGATTTTCCACGAGCTCACTAAGGATTGGTTGCTCGGGGAGTTTTCCTGTAAAGTCATTCCTTACATTGAG GTGGCTTCTCTTGGAGTGACTACATTCACCCTGTGCGCTTTGTGCATTGACCGTTTCCGTGCCGCGAGCAACGTCCAGATGTACTACGAGATGATCGAGAACTGCACGTCCACTGCAGCCAAACTGACAGTGATCTGGCTCGGTGCTCTTCTACTGGCCCTTCCTGAGCTCCTCATCCGGCAGCTGGTAAGAGAGGAACGTGAGCCTCCGGAGGTGATACCTTGTGAGCACTGCGTGGTCCGGATCTCCACAGCCCTCCCGGACACTCTTTACGTGCTCGGGCTCACCTACAACAGCGCCCGCCTCTGGTGGTACTTCGGTTGCTACTTCTGCCTGCCCACCGTCTTCACCATCATCTGCTCGGTGGTGACCGCTCGTAAAATATCCAGGGCTGAGCGCACCAGCGTCCGTGGCAACCGAAAGCAGATCCAACTGGAGAGCCAGATGAACTGCACGGTGGTCGCATTGGCAATCCTGTACGGCTTCTGCGTTATTCCCGAGAACATCAGCAACATAGTTTCGGTGTACATGGCCACGAGCGTGCCACGTCGCACGCTGGACATCTTGCATCTGGTGAGTCAGGTAATGCTCTTCTGCAAGTCCGCTGTTACACCCGTGCTGCTTTTGGTGCTTTGTCGGCCCTTCGGCAAAGCTTTCCTGGACTGTTGCTGTTGTTGCTGGGCGGAGTGCGGCACGCTGAAGTCGTCTGATGTTACAAGCGTTGACAACGAGCAGGATGGCACCACCGAACTTGAACTCTCACCCTACAGCACCGTCCACAGGGAGGCGTCTAGCTTTCCGGCAGCGGGAACACACTGCTGA